In Gadus chalcogrammus isolate NIFS_2021 chromosome 1, NIFS_Gcha_1.0, whole genome shotgun sequence, the sequence ccgcgatcgcagctcctctgatgtgaacgcgcacagagcgcagAGTTCAGAGCCGGAAaatgatgtcgtagtaaagccctcaggtctactctgcatgtattaactgtggctaaacatcaactgcactgaagtcatcataacttcagaagttctcattttcaaatgattatgaatactattattgttatttgaagccttgtcagtcttgactgtgggaggtgtgatcctctgtgtctgctagtgtctataatgcagtaatatttttgtcgacattatcaaacggaagaacctttattttgaagagcacagggcaacgaAGCAcattagccaataagaggacccgcccaccggcggaaaccagatggTAAATTCGTTTTGAACCAAAAAACGgataaacgaactgaaattttgattttcttttttttggaaaaaacgaaaaaacggctggtttttggtttctgcttatgtcaattattcccagaaaacagagtaataaaacgtaccttgctctcTGGGGTCTCCCTTCACCCTTTGAgaacacacatgatcttctgagATGATACTCGTCCACATCTGTTTTCAcagcgtgtgtttgttggtttttccAGGCTGTCCCTCTACCTGAGCGGACCGGGggctttctttgaggttccggAGCTTGGACCGCTGGCGAACCACGTGTGTTTGACCTGGGAGTCGCTGACGGGGCGAACCACGATGTACGTCAACGGCCGGAGTTCTGCGTCCCAGATCTATCAGAGGGGCCACATGGTGCGGCCGGGGGGCAAGGTGATCCTGGGCCAGGACCCCGACAACTTCCTTGGAGACTTCCAGGCCGAGCAGAGTTTTGTGGGAGAGATCTTCGGGGTGAACATGTGGGACCACGTTCTGCCTTCAGTCGCAATTCAGCTGCTGTCCACTGGGGAAGATTTCTCCGATGCCAACGTCCTTGACTGGGCCACGGTGACTATTATACCCACTGGGAGCGTTGTTGAGTTTCAGAAAAGATCCCTAGATCTGAAACCCAGCACCCATGCACCATTCTAATAAAGCCACCGTGCATCATGACGTTGTGTGTCTGGGGTTTGTTTGAGTGATCGTGGGCCTCGGCcgataatgtaaaaaatacatTGGGGCTACGACTGTCCATCAAATGCAATGATTAACAAATAGAAGGGCCCGACCAAATAACCCTAGGCGGAGTCAAACCCTCTGGAGGCAAGGCGGGGGATTAAAGCACATCATGTCTACTGACATAGATTCACAGGGCCGGTTctcgaaagcatcgttagcctaagtggatcgtgaagtgcgtcgtacgagcatcgtacagttttcacaccgtttcccgaaagcatcgttggtgacgaacgtcgtgaaaacacttgtttttgtggccTTGAGCGTTTGGGTTTCTCGAACACCTTGGCCgctcgtatctctagaattgacacatgatgaatggctTCCTGTATGACCTGGACGCCTCCCTAGGATGAGAAGGAAGCATCTCTAATTGGTAAGGAGTCGGACATATGTGGCCTGTCGGTGTGAATTATGTCACATGTTAAGGTGAGATGGCTTTATGCAATCCTGGAGACCAGTGCCCAGCAGCTCCCAATGccctaatcacacacacacacacacacacacacacacacacacacacacacacacacacacacacacacacacacacacacacacacacacacacacacacccttggaGAGCCCCCTCACCCCATAAAGAAAGTGTCCCAACGGGAACCCTGTCCACCTACCATGTTCAACTCTAACAATATACATTTTACATATAGGATAAAGAattgaacacaaaacaatgaAGACGTGTTAATTCATCATTGGTCAACAAAAGGCCCCCCAGCACTTTGCTAATTCTCTCCTCCATAGAATCACATCCAATCTCAGCCACTGGCACCTTGAAGCACTACTAATATGAAGAAATATTGGACTAATTACTGCCATGGGACTCAAGGAAGGAATCAACCACTATATTGTCCTTTCCTTCAATATGACCAATGTCCAGAGACAGTGGAGAAACAAGGACCACCTGAAAAGCCTCTGATCTGGACCACGCACTGAGTTCAGAAACGTCGACAGAATGTGGTCCGTGTACACAGGGCCATAAACCACATAGACTTCAAACCACTGCAGCGACCAAAGCTAATGCTTTCTTTTCTAAAACCGAATAGTTACCCATAGGCAATACCGATGCCTATTATGTTTCTTGCAGAAAAACTCACAGGTCTCCTAATGCCTAAATCCTCCACCAACAGCAATGCTCCCCCCTCGCCCACGTGACTGGCATCTACCggcggtgcacacacacacacacacacacaccctggcccTCACAGTTTGTATAATCTAGGCAGGGGACCTTGCAGAAAAGGGGTTAAGAACTCTGCACCAATGGACAGATTAACATTACCAACCACAAATTCAACCCAAAATCAACCATGTTGATTAATTTACATTCGCAATGTGCAAGAAATGCCACACGAGGGCGCTATTAGCCGTGCAATATCCATGAGGGAGTGAATGAACAGAACAACGTATTACTTCATAGTGCCAACAATGTAACATAAGGGCGACGGTGGGATAGGCCCAAAACTGGAAATGGATGCAGCACAAATTAATAGTTTTATGTGCGAGTAAATGTGAGTGTATTTATCAGAATATAGTTAAAATATGTCTAGGGCCAGGATTGTATATGAATATTAAGTACATTATTGACGTTGAACCACCTGGTTTGGTTTCTCAATGGACTAGTCTAGGGTGGTTCCTCTGGCATTGATGTCATAGCTCTTGGTCGAGTCTCTCTTGACGTAAATGCACTTATAAATTGAAAGAGGCAAAGAAAAATAAgttttgttgtttaaataaatgcaCACCGCTACATTGTACCTGATCGCGGGCACACCCAGACCCGGACCCAAAGGACCCGGACCCGGACCCATCACTCCGGTATTGACTTGTGTCGGGTTTCTTGATGTAGCCTATACAAGAAACACGAAACCTGAGAGTGACGTCTAGGTGtgatgtgggtgggggtgggaggtgggcTCCAGCAGGTTTCCAAGGGGGTGACAAGACAAGGGTGCGGAGAGGGAGTTGCCGGAGAGGCAGTCGGACCTCCTACGAGCGGCATGCAGCATATAGCGGACGCATGTAGGGCTACATACGCTCAGAAAGGGCACATAATCACGCAGCTGTTCTTTTTAATCGGACGTGGAGCGGTGGTGTCGTTGGATGGGGAGATGGAAATGCGACGGGCCGACAGCGACCCGACGACACTTTCAGTAGCCCACAAGCAAACTTTGAACGATGAATCCTTCCCACAGGTCGGCCTATAGGCTATGGGATGCGTTGAATGGATAGGGGCATCGTTCGATGATTTATTGCGGATAGCACCTGTTGCGCAATTGTAATGGATCATCTGTTCAGGAGGAAGCGGTCCGGTCTGATGAAGATTCTGATTAGTTTATCCCTGGTGTTGGTCTGTCTGCTGATGATCCAGAGATTCAACCGTGTGGATAAGGACGACGAGGTCGGGGCGACTCTGAGGCACGCGAGCTGGTTGTGCGGATCCGAGTGTGAGTCTTCGAAAGAGAAGCTGTTCACTAAAAGCCGCCCGACCAACGACTCCTCGGCTGTGACCCGCGAGGAACCGGAGGCGCCAAGTCGGGCGAACGTGTCTAGCGCGCCGCCAACGGCCGCCTGGGACGTGCGCGTAACGAACTGCAGCGAGGACACCGCGATGAGGACGCAGGACTGGTTCCGGCGTCTGGACTCACGTTTTCACCAGTTTGTGCTTCACAGACATTGCAGGTACTTCCCGATGCTGATCGACCACCCGGAGACGTGCAGGGACGGAGACGTGCGCCTGCTTATAGTGGTCAAGTCCGTCATACAGCAGCACGACAGGCGCGAAGCCCTGCGTAAGACATGGGGACGGCTGCAGACCCTGGGAGggagaaaaacaaagacacTGTTCTTGTTGGCCAAACCGTCGGACGTCAAAGACGCGAAAAACCTGCAAAGGCTTATCGAGTACGAGGACAGGATCTACGGGGACATTCTGCAGTGGGACTTCATGGACACGTTCTTCAACCTCACTTTGAAGGAGGTGAACTTTCTTAAATGGTTCGACATTTACTGCCCCGACGTGGAGTTTATATTCAAGGGGGACGACGATGTGTTTGTGAACACCGACAATCTGCTGGATCTTATTGCTTTCCGGGCGGGGGAGAAAGACGCGAACTTGTTTATTGGCGACGCCATCTCCAATGCCAGGCCGATTAGAAACCGCACAAACAAATACTACATCCCCAAAGAGCTGTACAACAAACCCGTATACCCTCCGTACGTCGGAGGTGGAGGGTTTCTAATGTCTGGCCAATTGGCCAGGCGACTCTTTGTGGTCTCGGAGGATCTGGAGATGTTCCCGATCGACGACGTGTTTTTAGGCGTGTGCCTGGAGAAGCTCCAGCTGGCCCCAGAGAAACACCCGGGATTCAAGAGCTTCGGCATCACCAAGTCCAGGCGCCTGTCCAGTCGGATGAACACCGAGCCCTGTTTCTTCAAGGGTCTTATCATGGTGCATAAAATGAGTCCAAAAGAGCTGCTCAACATGTGGACCGTGTTGCAAAACGAAGAGCTGATTTGCGCAAGGAGGACGTTTGTGTGACGCGAGGCAGTGCGCCTTACGCACGGGGCATATGCCTACTTTCCCCGTCGTCTCAAGGAGGCCAACTATTATACCGACATTTGTTTCTAATGTGACACACCAAACATAACTTATtgtttctctcagccaatgtaGGCCTATGGTCCGCATTCTGGCATGCGCAACCACTCATTTTAGTCTCTTATGGGCTCCCATATGCTACAAAAGGTAACACTGGACACATTGCACTCATGGTATTGGGGTTAGACCATGGAGGAAAATGTCCAGCAAATGGCTAATCTTATTCTAACGACGTGGTATCCAATAACTGCATGACGCCTGAACAGGTACAATCGTGCCATCGTTGTTCAATCTCAGGGTACACCTAGCCTCATGATGGATACCAGCTCATTCATTCAGCGCACTCGAGAAGATCGGAAgaaaaaatgaccaaacagaATAGATTTACTCAATGAAAAGGTTGCAAATGACTCAAGTTTATCAATGCAGCCGTGTGGGAGGAATACGTTACACgtgttttatttaataaagATGATTGTTGATGGTATAGGGTTGACGTCTAAGTAAGTTCATTGTTAGTCATTGTTTAATTAATGTTCATTTTTAAAGGGTTGAAGGTTAATTTTCAAGTTTAAAACCAAAGATCAAActgtacctctgtgtgtgtacatagaaCTGCACAACTCAATAGACTCTAATTCATGTTTAATTGCTGAGCACATTTTCATTGGGGAATTCGGTAGATTAAAAGGTCTGTTGCAGATGTTTAATAATTAAAgtgtgtttgcatttatttCCAATTCATGGAATGGTTGTGTTTAAATGTTGCTGAAGGGTATTCACAGCAATTGGTTTCAAAATCGAAATTACAGTAGGGTGGCATACATAATAAGTATTATTTTGGTATCGCAATTTCACTTTATTACACAAAATAATTAGAAGATCAGAAACAGTGAAAGATATATTTCACACAAAATACTGAGAAAGGGAAGATCGAAGTGCAATTCAAATGGCTATATAGTTTGCAATTTCAATGCATTCCAAAGCAGACAGAATATCCTACTTTCAATACAAAGCAAAACTCAGGTGACTAATTTTACCGGATGCAAAAATTACTATCTTCAATTACTATCTTTAGTTTACCCGTTTTTGGGTCCCAAAATACAAagagaaaaatattttttcttcatGTTGAAGTGCAACGTGTTCTATCCAAACAATACGACGGTCCATGCAAATGCCAAAAAGGACCATATGTGTTCACATAAAACATTTGCTACTACAAGACATGGCAACCTAGAACTAAATAAGATAATTCTACTGACCGGGTAACGTGTGAACTGTATGGCCCTTTGAGACTAATTGTAAAAAAAGGTCTTTACAAATAAACGTGAGGATCTTCTTTAAAAAACATCTGGCCCAACGTGATTTATGTGATTTGCTGTGTGCTGTTCACGACTGAAACCCGGACCTGAGAATGTTCGATGCCGTAACTTGTTGTGAAATATGAAAAGCAACACTTTGCATCACATGGATTATAGATCAGGATTAAGTACTAGAAATAAGGATGCGAAACAAGTGCTAGAATCTCATACTGTAGATTGTCATTAGCTGAAGGCCAAACCACATAACTCACATCACATACACTACAGAGTATATCTGTATAAAAAACAGTGTGCTTCTCAAAGCATGATTATCTTATTCAAGTGCTGAGGCATGAGTAGATACACAGAACAACAAGCAGGTTGAGCAGGAACAACTTTGGTGAGAGCAAAGGAcaaagggaggaagggaaagcgaaagagagacagagaaagagggaatgggggagagagagagagagagagagggggggagggagacatgaGTAGAAAAATGTAAACAGTTCCAAAGCTTCAAGCAGGATATTGTAAAAAGCAGCAGTCTCTACCGTTAGAGCACGCCAGCAATCTAGATCCTCTCCTTGATGTGCATCCGCTCTGATTCTCTTAAACCCATAAGAGCCGGGCTCTATGGTTCCGGAGCCATGCCCGGCCCTTCCAATGATTGAATCTTCCAAACTAAATGTCACTTTACATAAAATATTGTGTGAATATCTTTCAAGGACATAAAGCTACCAACATTTCAAGTAATTATTTTACCAACCTCACCTgagggcagccaatcagaacagtCCGGCCCCCTGACCTTGGCGTTTGGTTACTCATTAATGTGACATAGTGACTGTGAGGTGTGgcccctactcctcctcatcccctggGTGGAGGCCCCGGGTGGGGGTCACCGCTGGCTGGCCCGGGCTCTGGGGGCCCTGGGCTCCAGGGCCGGGATCCGGCTGGTCCTTTTCACGGCCTTGGATCTGGCCCCGTCCGACCAGGCCTGCCTcagcctggctcctcccacagccttacctgtacacacagacacagacacagacacagacacacacacacacacacacacacacacacacacacacacacacacacacacacacacacacacacacacacacacacacacacacacacacacacacacacacagacagccgtCCTTTGTCATTGGGCCTGTGATATAAGCATGCAGAGGGCAGTCGCCTTCTGGTTGAGTGAAACTAAAAGGTGATGCAGGCGGTGGGGGTCATGCAGGTAATAAAAGAGATTTGCTCAGGTAAGCAGAATTCGGGTCCCTCGACCTAAACGGGTGAAGATCAGAACAGGTTGTTCCCGGGAGGTGCCCTGGGTCTCCCAGTTTGGAAAGCCCTTACCATTTGACGTGAAAACCCAcgctacaaaataaataatgaatacctGATAATAGTACAATATAACCATACCCGAAATGCACTCATTCAAGAGGAAAGTACATCCTGGAATGGGCAGTAAACAGTTAGAAAAAACAGTTATAGGGGAACAAAATATGCATGTAACATATTAGCAACCACCATATTAGCAACCACCGTTGTGCTAACCACCATTAGCACAGCGTTGACGCTACACACACCCTCGAGCACAAACAGCCGACACACACCGTGAGGTTATAGAGCCGTACTACTAGAACTTTGTGGGGCTTTGGTGTTGGATGCTTGGAAGAGgcggggcaggggaggggaggagagggtgggggaggggaggagagggtggggggtgaatgaatgaatacgccACCTTGTACTGGCTGCGTCGTCTGGGATCCAACAGCCCTCCGCGAGTTCTGTTTACAGCCCTCTCTTCCCATGAGGTGAGCCTTCCAGGCCTGCAGACGCGGGGGGACAAAGTAGCTCAATCAGGTGGCCGATACTGTGGGCCCAGTGTAGGGCCGGGCCACGGAGAAACCACAGTACCACTGCTAGGGTCTCTgcctgcccccgcccccccctgcgCCACACTCCAagagcaagggggggggggggggggggggaccctctAAAATTAACATGTTTAAATTAACATGTTTATATATTCAAAACTGTCAAAagagagtgtgtctgtctgtctgtctgtctgtctgtctgtctgtctgtctgtctgtctgtctgtctgtctgtctgaaagtgagggggaggggaagagcgTTGTGGCTCCGAGTCAGTTTCCTGGCTGATGTGCAAGACAGACGTACCTGAACATGTGTCTACCGTAGGCCTGACCTCAAACCCATGCAGAAGTTCCACCAGTGCTTCCTGATATGCTCAGCTTCAAGCTCTCAGCATGCAAGTGTGGATAGAAGGTTGAGGCTTTTCCGTTGAGATGGACATAGATAATGCTTTTTTGTCTCATCATCATTGCATTTGACAGTTGCTCCAATTATAGTTGCTGCATTACAGGCATCTGAAGCAGAAAATGGTAGCCCTCGAAACCTACTAATATTGAATCCTTAATAACCTTTTCATTAAATAAAACGGTGAAATTACacctattttttttcttttagatGGATATGAAATACCCACTTAGATTCTTACCGAACATCGCGATAATGTGTTCACTTTTTGTTGCGATAATTCGACAACAATTTTCTCAGAAGGAAGGGTAAGTGATCTATTTGCCGCCAACCACCAAAGGCTGTGGTTTGGGGGgattttaaaccaatcacaatgcaAAGAATGTGAGCGGTTCCGCCTATTGGACCGTTAGCTGGACAGAGACCCTCTGTCTGCTTTGAAGATAATTGTAGGAGTTTTCCTACACCTGTTTGCTGTCCCCtgatatatgagagagagagagagagagagagagagagagagagagagagagagagagagagagagagagagagagagagagagagagagagagagagagagagagagagagagagagagagagagagagagagagagagagagagagagagagagagagagagagagaattgtggCTTGACAGACAGAACGTGCCCCCCCGCTGCTTTCCGTCTTACATTATCTTTCTTATCAAACTCATAGTATAGTGACATTTCTTTAAGGTGTAGGCCTACGAAGCTAGTGGGAAGAAAAAATGTTCAGCTATTCTAAACTTAGTTCCCTTTTAGGTATATTTGTATCTGAAATTCAGTTCCGTATTCCTCTTCAgcagaggaagtgtgtgtgtgtgtgtgtgtgtgtgtgtgtgtgtgtgtgtgtgtgtgtgtgtgtgtgtgtgtgtgtgtgtgtgtgtgtgtgtgtgtgtgtgtgtgtgtgtgtgtgtgtgtgtgtgtgtgtgtgtgtgtaccttaccTGATATGAATAAAAACAACGACATTTGTTTGCCGCCCATCTACAGGTATGTGCTGATGATAAAAATTTACTGTGCATTTCCAGACACCTCTAGAGGTTGTTTTTTGTAACATAATAATGCCCATGACACATTTTGACACGCAAATGTTTGTTTGGTTAAGCCCTCTCTTTCAAGTGCGGGACAAAGGAAAAGCAATACAATTAAGAATGAATGGACGAAGTTTGAGCTCACAAATGGACCGGCTGCTCATGTTTTGAACCCTGAGCTCACTTTGGGAGCGCGGTCATGTAGTGGTTCAGAGACGGGGTGACGTGCAGCCTCACCTTCTCCCCGGGGATGAAGTTGTTGTGACACAGAGGGCAGTGGTTGGAGCCTTTGCCTGGGGCCGGAGCTGGAAGAGACACGCAGGAGTCAATGCTGTTGACAACACTTCTGTGGGGTTCAACAGCACCCTGCCATTAACAATTAGACCTGAAACTTTGGTGAATTCATATTTTAATTCAGCTGTTTGGGAATTCTAACAATGTACTTCTTCATATAtgttaataattgttttatcataaaaataaaaaaatcctgaaTTAATCTGATATGGTTGATAGTGTTATCTTATCTTTAATTATTTggatacttatatatatatatatatatatatttttttttttttatatatatatagcattttcTTTCATTACAAAATCGAATTCTTAACCAAATCCTTATcctaattaaattaaatgaaagtTGTTCAGCATTATCTTCCCATCGTATTCCAAGTGTTTCCCTGAGCAGCCGTCAAGCGGATCTCGCTAGCGCTAACGTTAGCAGTGGGCGCCATTAGCATAGCGTAGCATAgcttagcatagcatagcagcAGGCTAGAGGCTTACGGTTGCAGGCGGGCCCCTGGGCGTGCCGGGCCAGCTCCTGGGTGGGCAGGGCCTCGGAGCAGCGGGGACACTGGCTGAAGCGGGCCCTGCCCTCACACTCCCCCAGCAGATGCTCCGTCAGGCTGGCAATCTCCACCACCTGgcagcgcacacgcacgcacacacacacacacacacacacacacacacacacacacacacacacacacacacacacacacacacacacacacacacacacacacacacacacacacacacacacacacacacacacacacacacgtgttggaTTGGTGGTAATTATACGTGACATATAAGACATTGTTGTGACACAGGCTCACAGGTTCATGCAGGAATATATTGTGTATAAAGATGTAAATTAAACAAAAGGATAATTATTGAAATATTGAcaaacaaggtgtgtgtgtgcgtgtgtgtgtgtgtgtgtgtgtgtgtgtgtgtgtgtgtgtgtgtgtgtgtgtgtgtgtgtgtgtgtgtgtgtgtgtgtgcgtgtgtgtgtgtgtgtgtgtgtgtgtgtgtgtgtgtgcgtgcgtgtgttttttccCATTACGTTTTTACGAGATGGGACTTCAGTAAAGGCAGCTCGAGGCTGTACAGGAGCATGGAGGGGCGAGGCATCGGGCTAGGCCCGACATCAAGTCGGCCGAGTTAACTTGAAAGTTTACAGTGTATTATGTTGCACAAAAACATCTGTGCAGTGCAGTAGTGAACAGTGACTCTTAAACCTTggccctctgacccccccccccctttccatgTCGCGACAAAAAGCAAACCAGCTCAGCAAGGGGGTTTAcagacccattacgtccttgcggaccctccttgcgtccgcCTGATGTGCGCCTCCCATAAtttgtaaccttgcgtcgaggcgacgcagcagcaagggctgtgattggtcagctcacctgacgcagaaccaaactgcgtcgaagcgtctgcgtggtcattgcgttgcatCGCGttgaaccataatcagcccatTACCGTGTCCTCTCGATAGTACTGCAAAAGTAACCTATGACAATCCCAGCTCTGAGACAATAATGCATACGCTCGTCCAGCCTTAGCAGTGCAACGAGCAAACAGCACCGAGAGGGTGTGAGTCATCACTGAAACTAAACACAGCGATCTCTTAAGCTTAATGCAAATTCGTTCATAGACAGATAATCGCATGATCTAACAAGCTGAAGAATATATAGACATAACGTTTGCATAGAAATTGGCGTCCCAGTGGGTCCCAGTGTGTCACAGTGTGTCACAGTGTGTCCCAGTGTGTCCCAGTGTGTCCCAGTGTGTCACAGTGTGTCACAGTAGGTCACAGTGGGTCACAGTGGGTCACAGTGGGTCACAGTGGGTCACAGTGGGTCACAGTGGGTCCCAGTGTGTCCCAGTGTGTCCCAGTGTGTCCCAGTGTGTCCCAGTGTGTCACAGTGTGTGGGGCCCAGTGGGTCCTACCTGTCTGCACTCCTCACAGCGCCGCAGCATGGGACAGTGCTTCCAGTAGTGCAGATCCAGCTGGTCCTCCGTGAACGCCTCGTCCCTCTTACCACAGAAGATGCAAAGGCTGGAACGACACAGATCGCCCTTTTAGCCGAATCCTTGAAGAGATTGGCCGGCGACCGTGGGGACCCTGATGTTCGACTTACCGCTCCtattagagcttagatcgggcccagaaaatcaagcccgacccggcccgagcccgtgcacgttctgtccaagcccggcccggcccgacactttaactgtaattatgagcccgagcccgatttcaacacgacattttttttaatgcatgtgtaactttgtacacatttgttacttaggcctactctgctaaatatatatgtaagggataatgtatatatagaacgccggtcactaTCGGGGAAATAAGCCCttaaggggcttattttcgataatgactgcttgttacacggctacttgccaaaatgaaaaaatcACTGCTCGACTGAATGTTGGTATACAGCACGCAGGCTTGAATCACTCCACTTTTctttgtggagaaccagcgccttcaatatgtactacagcgtttctacagctcgatgcgttttcgcaatgagtccgtctctacggagatattcctgaaactcTTAAACGGAAAACGGAGTGGAAAATTCTGTTTTGGCCCGTGTGCACGGTGCCTT encodes:
- the LOC130387699 gene encoding C-reactive protein-like isoform X2, yielding MQKQHKGYSSTITHALAHTNAGYKSLSAARIHICTSQELRSVNMKLILSMFVAAVLLSDVAGRSLVFPEETASSLVELTPAKPLSLDAFTLCLRFATELKGKREVILFAYRTQYFDELNVWRETDGRLSLYLSGPGAFFEVPELGPLANHVCLTWESLTGRTTMYVNGRSSASQIYQRGHMVRPGGKVILGQDPDNFLGDFQAEQSFVGEIFGVNMWDHVLPSVAIQLLSTGEDFSDANVLDWATVTIIPTGSVVEFQKRSLDLKPSTHAPF
- the LOC130387699 gene encoding C-reactive protein-like isoform X1 — encoded protein: MQKQHKGYSSTITHALAHTNAGYKSLSAARIHICTSQELRSVNMKLILSMFVAAVLLSDVEAGRSLVFPEETASSLVELTPAKPLSLDAFTLCLRFATELKGKREVILFAYRTQYFDELNVWRETDGRLSLYLSGPGAFFEVPELGPLANHVCLTWESLTGRTTMYVNGRSSASQIYQRGHMVRPGGKVILGQDPDNFLGDFQAEQSFVGEIFGVNMWDHVLPSVAIQLLSTGEDFSDANVLDWATVTIIPTGSVVEFQKRSLDLKPSTHAPF
- the b3gnt7l gene encoding UDP-GlcNAc:betaGal beta-1,3-N-acetylglucosaminyltransferase 7, like, coding for MDHLFRRKRSGLMKILISLSLVLVCLLMIQRFNRVDKDDEVGATLRHASWLCGSECESSKEKLFTKSRPTNDSSAVTREEPEAPSRANVSSAPPTAAWDVRVTNCSEDTAMRTQDWFRRLDSRFHQFVLHRHCRYFPMLIDHPETCRDGDVRLLIVVKSVIQQHDRREALRKTWGRLQTLGGRKTKTLFLLAKPSDVKDAKNLQRLIEYEDRIYGDILQWDFMDTFFNLTLKEVNFLKWFDIYCPDVEFIFKGDDDVFVNTDNLLDLIAFRAGEKDANLFIGDAISNARPIRNRTNKYYIPKELYNKPVYPPYVGGGGFLMSGQLARRLFVVSEDLEMFPIDDVFLGVCLEKLQLAPEKHPGFKSFGITKSRRLSSRMNTEPCFFKGLIMVHKMSPKELLNMWTVLQNEELICARRTFV